The genome window ATGTCCAGTTTGAGCCCTATCCGCATGGTTCTCCCTCCGACCATCCCTGAAGCTATTGTACCCTTTTCTGGGCCGATGTCTCGCCTTTCGTGACGAGGGCGACTCGAACATCGCAGCTACGGTGCGGTGCCTGGGAAACGTTCGCCCAGGAGCATCCGCAACGCGGCGTTGGCGGCGGTCAGGCCGAAGATGCCGGTGAGGGTGGGCAGGCTTGGCAGGGCGGGGCGCGGGCGGCCTTGGGCGTGATGCTCCTGTTCCTCCGGCTGTGCCAGCGGGATCGGATCGACCGGTTCGGTGGAGTAGATGCACGGCACATCGGTCGGCACCCCGCGCTGGCGGAGGCGCTTGCGGACCTTGGCGGCGAGCGGGCAGTGCGTGACTGCCGCCAGCGGCCCGACCCGCACCGCCGCGGGATCGGTCCGCAGAGCCGCACCCATCGCTGAGAGGACCGGCACGTTGCGTTTTACGGCTTCAATCAGCAGGTGGACCTTGGGATTAAGCGAATCGATGGCGTCGATCACCAGGTCCGGCGGACCGTCGAGCACGCGGTCGAGCGTGTCGGTGTGGACGAAGAGCTCCCGAGCCTCGACCCGGCAGGCCGGGTTGATATCCAGCACGCGCTGGGCGGCGAGCCGGCATTTGCTTTGGCCGACGGTGGAGTTGAGGGCGTAGAGCTGACGGTTGATGTTGCTCGGCCGGACCACGTCGCAGTCGATCAGACGCAGCCGTCCCACGCCGGCCCGGGCGAGCGCCTCGACGGCGTAGCTGCCGACCGCGCCAAGGCCCGCCACCGCGACGAAACTCCGCTGGAGGATGCGGAAGGCCTCTGGTCCGATCATGGCGGCCAGACGGGAAAACTGTTCGGGGATCGGCTCGTGGTCGTGCGACACGCTGGGCTACCTCTCGATCAGGAC of Phycisphaerae bacterium contains these proteins:
- a CDS encoding tRNA threonylcarbamoyladenosine dehydratase — encoded protein: MIGPEAFRILQRSFVAVAGLGAVGSYAVEALARAGVGRLRLIDCDVVRPSNINRQLYALNSTVGQSKCRLAAQRVLDINPACRVEARELFVHTDTLDRVLDGPPDLVIDAIDSLNPKVHLLIEAVKRNVPVLSAMGAALRTDPAAVRVGPLAAVTHCPLAAKVRKRLRQRGVPTDVPCIYSTEPVDPIPLAQPEEQEHHAQGRPRPALPSLPTLTGIFGLTAANAALRMLLGERFPGTAP